A single Nitrospira sp. SG-bin1 DNA region contains:
- a CDS encoding transcriptional regulator has translation MPRNDQAIRQLIVLKKLESSRHGLTLEQLAEGLDPSSIRHPRTLRRDLDAIESAGYPLLTERVDGRTRWKLLDGVRQAPALRLSPTELMALTLSRRLIAPLEGTVVHTSLQSALGKASAALPPEGLALVQQLEDTFSVGLGPHKRYKHHRDIVERVTRAIADKKRIQMRYDSASRGRVTRREVDPYRLWYASGGLYLIGYCHLRKEPCMFAVERIKSVTPTDSPYQIPLHFDFDAFVEDSLTVMRGPRVEVELELDKPTAAWAKDRVWHPSQQLARLPGGRLRMAVTVADSRELVGWILSFGSGIRVIRPNTLRAAVVEEAGSILRRNSGSTL, from the coding sequence ATGCCGCGCAACGACCAGGCTATTCGACAGCTCATTGTCCTCAAAAAGCTCGAATCGTCACGGCATGGTCTCACCCTGGAACAACTCGCTGAAGGCCTTGATCCCTCGTCCATCCGCCATCCACGGACTCTCCGTCGGGATCTGGACGCTATCGAATCGGCTGGTTATCCGCTGTTGACTGAACGGGTCGATGGGCGGACACGGTGGAAACTGCTCGACGGAGTGCGGCAAGCGCCCGCGTTACGCCTGTCGCCCACCGAGCTGATGGCCCTCACCCTGAGTCGCCGACTCATTGCTCCGCTCGAAGGCACTGTGGTCCATACCTCTCTCCAGTCGGCTTTGGGCAAGGCGTCCGCGGCGTTGCCGCCGGAGGGGTTGGCGCTGGTCCAGCAACTTGAAGACACGTTTTCCGTCGGACTCGGCCCGCACAAACGCTACAAACATCACCGTGACATCGTCGAGCGCGTCACCCGTGCCATTGCCGACAAGAAGCGTATCCAGATGCGTTACGATTCCGCCTCGCGAGGACGCGTGACTAGACGGGAAGTCGATCCCTACCGCCTCTGGTATGCCTCCGGCGGACTGTATCTCATCGGCTATTGTCATTTGCGAAAAGAGCCGTGCATGTTCGCTGTCGAGCGCATCAAATCCGTCACACCCACCGACTCGCCGTATCAGATTCCGCTGCACTTCGACTTCGATGCCTTTGTCGAGGACTCGCTCACCGTCATGCGCGGGCCCCGTGTCGAAGTTGAGTTGGAACTCGATAAACCGACGGCGGCCTGGGCGAAAGATCGTGTCTGGCACCCGAGTCAACAGCTCGCACGGCTGCCGGGCGGCAGATTGCGCATGGCCGTGACCGTCGCCGACAGCCGCGAGCTCGTCGGCTGGATCCTTAGTTTTGGGAGCGGCATACGGGTCATTCGCCCCAACACTCTGCGAGCGGCTGTTGTGGAAGAGGCCGGCTCCATCCTCCGAAGGAACTCCGGCTCAACGCTATGA